The following nucleotide sequence is from Mangifera indica cultivar Alphonso chromosome 17, CATAS_Mindica_2.1, whole genome shotgun sequence.
aattttggggttatattgatattatatatataaactaataatttttcaaacccaaAGGGTCAAGTGACAACCCTTGATCCTTTTTGGGTCCGTCACTAAAGTTAACATACTCTAGTGCATATTGATATTGTAAATACATAAACATAACAataacactatatatatatccagttttgagtatttaattgtGTACCCACATGATTTGTCATCATGCAATTTAGACTCAAAGGATTATGTTCACCCAAATAACTACACAATAAGATactcaaaatcatatatatatatatatatatataaatataatattgctctaaaTGTAAACATGACAACACATATGGGGAGAAACGAAGAGATGTTTTAGGCCCAAAGATGTTAAGTACCTTCACATTTGTCAAGTCAACATTATGCTCCACGAGAAAGCTAATAAATTCCATAAAATTGTCTTCAGTTGGGAGATAGTGACCACTATATGGCCATATAGCCTGAACAAGGCAAGAGAAAAATTAGCTTAAAACAGTCTTCAATTGAGAACTGGGAGATAATGATATGAGCACAGTAAATATACCTCAAGAACCCCATCATGAGCTACCAATCTTCCTGCAGCAGTCGTAGCCCCTCCAGAGAGGAAACTTGAGTGCTGAAAAACACCTTTCCTCTTCTGTCCCACGTACAAGGCTCTTGATGTGCTGAGTACAAAAATCCACTTACAGCCCTCTGTGGTATTCAGAAGGACCCCAGTTTGCCTGTAAACAAGCTTTCCATTTTCCACAATCACTTCATATGCTTCCCTCTCGTTCTGCAAATACAAAACAAGATCTTAACACTTAAcggatattattaaaatttcaaagaggCCTAAGGAACAAATGATAGGTGGATGCACATAATGTCCAAGAGGATCCATGTCAATGGACTAATAAATTATGTGGGGTTTTTAGGTGGGTATAAAGGAGtatgaaatatgaaaataaaacttaCTGGTCCAAGATATTTAATGCACTGGCGTTGTAGATCATTTCTTGGGCATCTCTCAAGATTCAATTCTTTGCCATCACCAATATCCAACCTTCAGTTCAGAAGGGAAATAAAAGTTCAGAGGATTGGTAAAAGATTTGTAATATTCAATGAGCAAAAGCATATTTACCAGTAGAAGAAAGGTTGGGTACTCATGCTATCAGACCAGACATCATAGTAGAAATGTAAATTGTGTCCATAACGATGGCGAGGATCAATCTGCAAAGCAGAAAGTAACAATTAAGCGTCATGAGTTTATCGATGATGATCCTCAGGCCAAATTCCAAACAGAGGacttgataaatattttgatgggAGGATATGGACTTACAGCTTCAAGCCAGTGCTGCAGAGCTAGTACATGAGCCTTCTCATCTTTGGATAAACCTTTCCCAACCTACAAACAGAAAAGAGTAATTTGTTTAATGTCAGAAACAGACAAACATAACATGTTTCAGTAACTCAGTTGCAGTGACAAACTTTAAATTACCTTTGCTGCTCTTGTCCTAGCTCGCGACCACCGCGATACAGCGGTTTCTGTTTTCCCAATGTTGTAGAAAGATATCGAGCTTCGCTTCAAAGCTGCAAAATCTAACGCTTTCCACCTGCAAACATGAATCAAGATGAGAAATATTAGaaagaacaaaataacaaacaataaaTCACCAAAATATTGGATCATTAAGAGACAAACCAGAGCTCTTCAACTACAACTGCACAATCTGCAAGATTTCTTCTTGTCCGGTAACTCTTGTAGACTTTTTGAACTTTGGTGGCAGCAGCATCAAGCTCACTAACAGGCCTGGGAGAAAAAATCATTGCTCGTTCAGGTAGCAAAATTGTGGGCTTTGTTATTCGAATTGCTTCATGAGCATTATTCTTCAATGAGATGGAACTTAAACTCTCTCGATCAATAGATTCTTCTTTTGATGATTCAAATGCTTGAAGCTCTGCTTCCTCGGAATCCCAATCTTTGAAGCTTATTGACCTCTCTATCTTCTTTTTATCAGATTGTTCAAACTTGCTAATGGCTTCTGAATCTCCTTCCTTGAAGCTTTTTGCTCTCAAGACCATTTCTGCACCTTTCGTTCCAAAGCTTGAGGACCTCATAACAACCTTCTCAACggaggctttgataccaaagaAGTTGTGCAAGACTTCATTCCAAGTGGATAAGAGCAAGGAAAGAGAAAGTCCCATAGACTTTAATGACTGGCAAAATTCAAGGCCAACACCAACCTGCTCACTAGAATTAGAAAGTTTAATTAGCAACTTTTAAGAGCCAAACATGAAGGGAAGCAGCAATGGattaagaaggaaaaatatcAGATATACACTAAAATCAATACGCATCATTCAACTTACAATAAGTTAAAACAGAGGAAACTGAAAAAGACTAGACTCAAGAACCTTAAGCCTACAAAAAAATACACAGCCGAAGCACCAAAATCCTTATCTCTCAGGTCTCAAGTTTCAAAGAATAGTCAGTTGAAAACCACTCAGCACATACGAGCGGCCACAACACTAGTTTATATAATGGTGGCTGTTCCAAGTTTGACCGATCGAAGTTAAAATTCCTGCACATGGACGACACTGAAGACCATAAAAAATCAAAGTTGGTGACTGGGTTTGTCAAAAGAAGTGATGATTCAGTGAAGTACCTTCGGGGAAGTTTAAGAGAAAGATGGAAGAAGTGCCCATAAACCAAGCATGAGTTGAATGTGGTAAAACAAGTAAGTGAAGTGGGGCTCTCTGGCTTCATTAAAtttccaagaatttcacctgtTCCATTTGGACTTTGAAGCGTTCAACCCTTCAACAAAGTGAGATAATTTTGACTTTGCCTCCCTTTGGTTGTGCTTTTACTGGAATAAGAAACAAGATGACAAGTTCAAGAAACAACTGAGATAATGTTACAAATATGCCTCCTTTTGGTTGAACACTGTTCATTGTCTGCAATGAGATCATGAAACGTACAAATCAACAAGGGCCCTTGTAGGTTGGAGTGTCATCATCTTCCTCATTTGAACTGGATTCGCTAAATAGATGACAAAATAACAGCAGGGTAAATTGGACTTGTTCCCACGGCAGTCTCTGTCTGGCTCTAAAGTCGGTTCAGACATTGTTGTAAttataaaaggccaaagcactgtttcccacccaaggtatgctgcaactCCAAGTgtccccctttaactttgataatgctaaacacccacctatgagtaattaaaattaacggtaataaggataaaatcattattttctctataatattaaaaataaactaaaataaaatctctttttacccccctaaactttaaaatttaaaagtttcccccaacttaagttttaaaaaatggcagttttaCCTTAGAGTTTCGTTTTAAAATCTTCAACATCATCTCCGGTAGCCTCTCCCTTCTCAAGCATTCTTTCcctccgacggtctctctcctTCTATTTGGATGCTTAATCGTCATCAAAGAAGTAgtggaagacgaagagtttcgTCTTTCTCGACAAAGAGTTTCGTCTTtctcgacgaagttctttgtcttccaccACTTCTCTGATACTGATCAGACGTCTaaatgggaggagagagaccgtcggaggGAGAGAATGCtttaagagagagagattgttaGTAATAGAGTCGGAGATGACActagagatttcaaaacgaaactctagggtgaaacagttattttttaaaacttaggctaaagaaaacttttagtttttaaagtttaggagggcaaaaagagataaaattttaagaaattaaggttttgttaattttaactattcatagatgggtatttaaaattatcaaagttaaaaagagaaaaaattgagtttgtaacaaaccttgggtgggaaatagtcctttggcctttataaaaAGGCCATTTGAATGGAAAGTTTTCTTTCATTGGGCATAGCTCATTCATTGTCTTTAATGGTGTCTACCTACTAGCCTTACAAAGCGGCTGAAGCTGTCAActatatctctctctctctctttctatttTTATACGTACAATGTCCCATAcacacaattttaaataaagaatttgatatataaataatatatgaataaatatttatttattatttgttttaaataattcaaccATACAGTTATATATCAATTatgtgttttaaaaaatatatataattttataattatctatatatagaataacactttatataaatggttaaataattaaatattattttatttttataaaattacacatTATTTAGTATCacatataaaaagataaataaaaaaataagaataaaactatatatataaataaatattattcattcatctatataaattgagatgacaatatataattatttgatataattgtttttttttttaattttaaaatcactctATCACATATTactcatattaaattatatggatATACTAgtaaatttgtttgtacatatataattactcaaaaaataattcattcaataatgCTATACGTACTCATTTTAGAGTATAcatatgatgtgttattatatgattgaatgttactttatctttaatttaaattcgtctaatcacttgatgatatatatattaagtatgtATCTAATTAcgcatttaaaattatatatacatattttttatatataatttaagtatataaataatatattattatataatcgaataattaaaaataaaataatatattatttgtatatatgtgtaaaataaaaaatatgcacCGACGGCGGCAGGACCTCGGGCCTCCTATGTGGCCCAAAATGGTCGGCGTAAAGAAGGGTTGAAAAGGAATGAGAGCAGAACATTTCATGTTCTTTTAAATGTATCTTCTAAAAGTTTCCCCACCTAATATGACCAGCTCGCTCTGctgatagttttatttaatccaTGCATATCCCGTGAGCTCTGAAATAGCTAGTAAAATTGACCCAATGATCCCTCCTAATCACCCACCAAATCCTGCAAGCATAAAATTCTCGATAGTCGCACAAATGGCAAGGCCGCAATCTTGGTTCATTATTCAGTGTGAACCACaattttccatccaaaataaaggcaaaaacatgaaaaatgaaaatcccAGAATTATTTAATCAACATACTATGTTTCAACAATATAGTGTTTGTGCCTATAGAAAGGCATCTTTAATGAGTATAAATCCCAGCTACTTTCAATAACTAACAGTGCTGGTACAAGTCTGGTAGTGTCTCTTAGCTATTGTCAAGATTATGAATTGGTGACTGATTGTGGTTTCTGTCGAGGTGGTATGCGGAGCCATACTTTCATCATGTCATATGCAGCAAAACCAATTGCCACAGAAGGAACAACCTTAACAAAATAGCCAAGGAGTTCTGTTAGTGAACAAACATAGCAAATCTAACAGGaatcaaatgataaaaagaaaCTAATATAATCTTCATTTACTACCTTGATATAATTAATGCTCAGGCCTGCAAACAACTGTTTCCATCCTTGACTTCGTGCAATGCTGGTAAGCCCTTCCCATGTGTTTCTGTATTTGGCATCACCCTCAATGGAAGGTCTCAGATTTTCCACCTGTAAAAAACATtgtacaaaataatttaaaactataaggcTATGTAGATGCACCCCCAACCCCAAAATTCTTACTTGACTACATGTAACATGGTCTTCAGGCAGGAACCTCATTTTTCTCACTGAAAGGAATCAAATCATCTACATcccacaaaaatataatatttatggcTACAGAAGGAATATAACTCAACCCTAGCACTACTAACAATTAGATGATACCTGCATCTGTCTCCTAACAACATCTAATGGGTATGTGAGGGTCTGCCCAAATAACCCTGCTAAGGCTCCACAAGAAAGACGCATCACAATTGATTTCTGATGCTCTTCAGGAACATGTCTCTTAAGTTCCTCATATACATAGAACTTCAAACCAGCATAAGGGAGAATTCCAGTTAGTGTTGGACCTGCTCAGACATAGAACATGTCAATTGTTACGACCTGAATAGAATTTTAAAAGTATCAAATGTAGAATGTATATTTTATGAAGCAACAAACTTAAAATGAAGAATTACtctaaattaatgaataaaagtCATGAAATAGGCCCCATGGAAATTTAGCAGGTGTAACATAGGGAGAGAAAACACAAAGAATAAAGACGGCAAATTTCAGCCAGCCAGTCAACAAAAGCATCCACAACAAAAAAAGCATATGTTCTGAAGAACAATGAGCCTTcaacaaatattcaaattagaaGATACCAAGTCCATCAGTCACAAAATCCAAGCATTAATACCATATGTTGCCATAATTGACCATGTATCACTGTGTAGTAAAAGGCATAACAAAACCAGCCTACACACCTATGCCTCGATAGAGAGCACGTATTCCCCCGTCCTTATAGACACTTGTGAGTACATCTTTTATGCCACCATATGCAGGTTGAGTACAGATACTTGTTATACCACCCTTGAAACTTCCTCTAGTGTCTACAACCTACAAAGTTCACTAAATGCTGCTTTACACAAGAATCATAAGATTGTGTTTGGCTGATTTTCCATTTTTCAGTTCTTGGATCTCAATTGTTCTCTTCACTGAAAAAATAAGCTGCTATTacatcatttttctttcaatcggtcttttttttaaaatctattggGACTCACAAAAATACAGAACATTTTCTTCACATTGGCCAAGTTAAACATGATTGATTCCATATAGATTAGAAAAGCCAGGATCCTGTTGCAGATGC
It contains:
- the LOC123200027 gene encoding IQ domain-containing protein IQM1-like, which encodes MKPESPTSLTCFTTFNSCLVYGHFFHLSLKLPRSEQVGVGLEFCQSLKSMGLSLSLLLSTWNEVLHNFFGIKASVEKVVMRSSSFGTKGAEMVLRAKSFKEGDSEAISKFEQSDKKKIERSISFKDWDSEEAELQAFESSKEESIDRESLSSISLKNNAHEAIRITKPTILLPERAMIFSPRPVSELDAAATKVQKVYKSYRTRRNLADCAVVVEELWWKALDFAALKRSSISFYNIGKTETAVSRWSRARTRAAKVGKGLSKDEKAHVLALQHWLEAIDPRHRYGHNLHFYYDVWSDSMSTQPFFYWLDIGDGKELNLERCPRNDLQRQCIKYLGPNEREAYEVIVENGKLVYRQTGVLLNTTEGCKWIFVLSTSRALYVGQKRKGVFQHSSFLSGGATTAAGRLVAHDGVLEAIWPYSGHYLPTEDNFMEFISFLVEHNVDLTNVKRFSIDDDYNSFSVEESKPKQADDLPTTEPTEPISDEFSKEDSIGSNAADVEAPVYDLSRRLSCKWTSGVGPRIGCVRDYPPSLQSQALEQVNLSPRVTPGSSRKFPPIPSPRPSPKVRVSPRLAYMGLPSPRVSISNAS
- the LOC123201170 gene encoding mitochondrial carrier protein CoAc1-like, with protein sequence MGSPQGSTLSTNMAAGFVDGSSTRQGVSYVDSLPVYAKELIAGGTAGAFAKTAVAPLERTKILLQTRTEGFQSLGVCQSLKRLLKQEGIRGFYKGNGASVLRIVPYAALHFMTYEQYRVWIVNNYSALGSGPVIDLLSGSLAGGTAVLCTYPLDLARTKLAYQVVDTRGSFKGGITSICTQPAYGGIKDVLTSVYKDGGIRALYRGIGPTLTGILPYAGLKFYVYEELKRHVPEEHQKSIVMRLSCGALAGLFGQTLTYPLDVVRRQMQVENLRPSIEGDAKYRNTWEGLTSIARSQGWKQLFAGLSINYIKVVPSVAIGFAAYDMMKVWLRIPPRQKPQSVTNS